In the Deltaproteobacteria bacterium genome, one interval contains:
- a CDS encoding TIGR00730 family Rossman fold protein: protein MIEDLRKTDTWRVFRIQSELVEGFESLYDIGPAVTIFGSSRFEENSDYYQKAVEVGKLLSEAGFSVITGGGPGVMEGANKGAKMGKGKSVGLNIQLPQEQIPNKYQDITLNFRYFFIRKLMFIKYAAAFVIFPGGFGTMNELFEALTLIQTRRIEPFPVILFGKEYWKGLADWMNNTLVQQGAINPEDAALFNVTDSPLEICDIINKHYKGSIVHPSIDELNRKGSGK, encoded by the coding sequence ATGATTGAAGACTTAAGAAAGACAGATACATGGCGGGTGTTTAGGATTCAGTCTGAGCTGGTGGAGGGTTTTGAGAGCCTTTATGACATTGGTCCTGCAGTTACCATATTTGGCAGTTCAAGGTTTGAAGAAAACTCAGACTATTATCAGAAGGCGGTCGAGGTGGGGAAACTCCTCTCTGAAGCAGGATTTTCTGTGATTACAGGAGGTGGTCCTGGTGTCATGGAAGGAGCAAACAAAGGGGCAAAGATGGGCAAAGGCAAGTCAGTGGGATTAAATATTCAACTTCCTCAGGAGCAGATTCCAAATAAGTATCAAGATATTACCCTGAATTTTAGATATTTCTTTATCAGAAAACTTATGTTTATTAAGTATGCTGCCGCGTTTGTGATATTCCCCGGCGGATTTGGCACAATGAATGAACTATTTGAGGCATTAACCCTTATCCAAACAAGGCGGATTGAACCATTTCCGGTTATCCTTTTCGGAAAAGAATATTGGAAAGGATTAGCAGACTGGATGAATAATACCCTTGTCCAGCAAGGTGCTATTAACCCTGAAGATGCTGCCCTTTTCAATGTTACGGATTCCCCATTAGAAATCTGTGATATTATAAATAAACATTATAAAGGTTCTATTGTGCATCCATCTATTGACGAACTTAATAGAAAAGGCAGCGGTAAGTAA